A single genomic interval of Candidatus Hydrogenedentota bacterium harbors:
- a CDS encoding 3-hydroxyacyl-CoA dehydrogenase translates to MTIDDVKSVAMIGAGDMGHGIAEVALLAGYSVTLRDVKEEYIERGAKRIDESLRKLVEKDKTTQEHYDRIRSGLLKTCTDLQEAVHQADIVIEAIPEDLLLKKQLFEQLDVAAPRHAILASNTSTMSITQLAKATLRPAQVVGLHFFNPAVLMKAVEVIKGDATSDVVMDVCFAFCVKLGKVPVRIQKDVPGFIVNRVQAPGGVLANAVLDAGIATPEELDALLRGAGMPMGPCELMDYTGLDINLNACKYFAETVHPDYAPGRVLCEKVNAGDLGKKTGKGFFDWSQGRPALDLSKPANTIAADDFLFVNANEATRLIEQGVCSADDVDTAIVNGTGSAVGPMKALSMFESAKVRARLQYLAEKFDKEIFKPSATIQGMV, encoded by the coding sequence TTGCGCGATGTGAAGGAAGAGTACATTGAGCGTGGCGCGAAACGAATTGACGAAAGCCTGCGAAAGCTTGTGGAAAAGGACAAGACGACGCAGGAGCATTATGACCGAATCCGTTCCGGGCTTCTTAAGACCTGCACCGATCTCCAGGAAGCAGTTCATCAAGCGGACATCGTCATCGAAGCGATTCCCGAAGACCTTCTTCTGAAAAAGCAACTCTTTGAACAACTGGATGTTGCGGCGCCCCGGCACGCCATTCTTGCTTCGAATACGTCAACGATGAGCATTACGCAGTTGGCCAAGGCCACGTTGCGGCCCGCTCAGGTCGTGGGTTTGCACTTCTTCAATCCGGCCGTGCTTATGAAAGCCGTGGAGGTGATCAAGGGCGATGCCACGTCGGATGTGGTTATGGACGTGTGCTTCGCGTTTTGCGTCAAGTTGGGCAAAGTGCCCGTGCGAATCCAGAAGGACGTGCCCGGCTTCATCGTCAATCGTGTGCAGGCGCCTGGAGGGGTTCTGGCAAATGCCGTCTTGGATGCCGGGATTGCGACTCCGGAAGAGCTTGACGCATTGCTTCGCGGCGCGGGTATGCCCATGGGCCCATGCGAATTGATGGACTACACCGGGCTCGATATCAATCTGAATGCATGCAAGTACTTCGCGGAAACGGTACACCCCGACTATGCTCCAGGGCGTGTGCTGTGCGAGAAAGTGAACGCCGGAGATTTGGGAAAGAAGACAGGAAAGGGCTTTTTCGATTGGTCGCAAGGACGGCCTGCGCTGGATCTATCCAAACCAGCCAACACAATCGCTGCCGATGACTTTCTATTTGTAAACGCGAACGAAGCAACACGGCTCATTGAGCAGGGTGTATGTTCGGCGGACGACGTGGACACGGCTATCGTAAACGGCACAGGTAGCGCCGTCGGTCCCATGAAGGCGCTGAGTATGTTTGAGTCTGCGAAGGTTCGGGCGAGGCTGCAGTATCTAGCGGAGAAGTTCGACAAGGAGATCTTCAAACCCAGCGCCACGATTCAGGGCATGGTGTGA